A genomic stretch from Mya arenaria isolate MELC-2E11 chromosome 10, ASM2691426v1 includes:
- the LOC128205731 gene encoding receptor-type tyrosine-protein phosphatase alpha-like yields the protein MSRNRYKGIYPYDDSRVKIRSSCGSDYINASFIDGYKKPKQYIATLGPMFQQLRDLSLFWKMIWQQRVEKIVMVTNLIEQGSAKCEQYWPNPGTTKKYGDIMAENRSEDEFAEFTRRAFTVTMDTDKRTLHQLHFTCWPD from the exons ATGAGCAGGAATCGATACAAAGGAATTTATCCAT ACGATGACTCGAGGGTAAAGATTAGAAGCAGTTGTGGTTCCGACTACATAAACGCAAGCTTTATTGAT GGTTATAAAAAGCCGAAGCAGTATATCGCCACATTAG GTCCGATGTTCCAACAATTAAGAGATTTAAGCTTATTTTGGAAAATGATTTGGCAACAGAGGGTTGAGAAAATTGTCATGGTTACCAACCTCATTGAGCAGGGA TCTGCTAAATGCGAGCAGTACTGGCCGAATCCTGGCACAACTAAGAAGTATGGTGATATAATGGCGGAGAACCGCTCGGAGGATGAGTTTGCCGAGTTTACTAGAAGGGCTTTCACAGTAACCATG GATACCGACAAAAGGACGTTGCACCAATTGCACTTCACGTGTTGGCCTGACTAA
- the LOC128205728 gene encoding multiple epidermal growth factor-like domains protein 11 gives MIFQILAILCVTRSCLAVTVIINGKEVDCNGHCACCEGGEDECRFAEGKSDYCLKGCVNTIYGYRCKNPCPVNCATCEQNDGRPCFTCKDSYYDINSDCSMSCSLGCDGPCNNDGTCMACTSNFEGARCDVCIPGKYGEDCSMNCHYQNCRCKDLNGCDSCKSGFAGTFCMECVAGYYGANCNISCSSGCRGDSCMKNGVCIECITGYYGEQCKDMCSKGCSGGVCYRNGTCACTDNFRGTYCDECVEGKYGENCQNECSVGCSILSCGKEDGSCLGGCKDGLYGINCSQNCTDIDSKCLKCSQLGGTCLMCNKGFYRNETGTCTTCNSNCNNGECNPETGKCINGCAERFWGDKCDFNCSSKCETCQQDSGICYSCTDFTVHGLYCNTSCSSLCFERKCELKTGFCSLGCDGDFFGNLCETKCPENCQHTGTKTSCNTDGDCLYGCINDLEGRYCTERRTYNASSTNTALTALVGVFAALFLCTAAGCFLWNRRLSKSIVQQSETQLNQCETESSYEQLQRQSNVEANISVEDNYTVLSM, from the exons TGACGGTGATAATAAACGGGAAGGAGGTGGACTGTAATGGCCATTGTGCTTGCTGTGAAGGAGGAGAGGATGAATGTAGATTCGCTGAAGGAAAATCTGATTATTGTTTGAAAGGATGTGTAAACACAATATACGGATACAGATGCAAAAACCCCTGTCCTGTTAACTGTGCTACTTGCGAGCAAAACGATGGCAGGCCGTGTTTTACTTGCAAGGATTCATATTACGATATAAATAGTGATTGTAGCATGAGTTGTTCTCTTGGGTGTGATGGTCCTTGTAATAATGACGGAACATGTATGGCATGTACATCGAACTTTGAAGGAGCTAGATGCGATGTATGTATACCAGGGAAATACGGTGAAGATTGTTCTATGAACTGCCATTATCAAAACTGCCGTTGTAAAGACTTGAATGGATGTGATTCATGTAAATCAGGTTTTGCTGGTACCTTTTGCATGGAATGTGTAGCTGGATATTATGGAGCAAACTGCAACATAAGTTGTTCTAGCGGATGCAGAGGTGACAGTTGTATGAAAAATGGAGTATGCATTGAATGCATAACTGGATATTATGGCGAACAATGCAAAGACATGTGTTCTAAGGGTTGTAGTGGTGGAGTTTGTTATAGAAATGGGACATGTGCTTGTACGGATAATTTTAGAGGTACATATTGTGACGAATGTGTTGAAGGGAAATATGgcgaaaattgtcaaaatgaatGCAGTGTTGGTTGTTCTATATTGTCTTGCGGCAAAGAAGACGGATCATGCCTTGGTGGATGTAAAGATGGACTCTATGGCATCAATTGTTCTCAGAATTGTACTGATATTGACAGTAAGTGTTTGAAATGTAGCCAGCTTGGTGGGACGTGTTTGATGTGTAACAAAGGATTTTACCGGAATGAAACAGGAACTTGCACCACTTGCAATAGTAACTGTAATAATGGAGAGTGTAATCCTGAAACAGGCAAATGTATAAATGGCTGTGCAGAACGCTTTTGGGGAGACAAGTGTGACTTCAATTGTAGTTCAAAGTGTGAAACGTGTCAGCAAGATTCAGGAATTTGTTATTCGTGTACAGATTTTACTGTTCATGGACTGTATTGTAATACATCATGCAGCAGTCTGTGCTTTGAAAGGAAATGCGAACTAAAGACTGGCTTTTGTTCCCTTGGATGCGATGGAGACTTTTTTGGCAATTTGTGTGAAACCAAATGCCCTGAGAATTGTCAGCACACAGGAACAAAAACAAGTTGTAATACTGATGGCGACTGTTTGTATGGCTGCATAAATGATCTTGAAGGCAGATATTGTACAG AAAGACGAACTTACAATGCTTCTTCTACAAATACTGCACTCACAGCTTTAGTGGGAGTGTTTGCTGCTTTGTTCCTTTGTACAGCTGCTGGTTGTTTCCTGTGGAATAGACGATTGTCTAAATCAATAG tACAACAATCGGAAACACAGTTAAATCAATGTGAAACCGAAAGTTCATATGAACAGTTACAAAGACAGTCTAACGTAGAAGCAAACATAAGTGTTGAGGACAATTACACTGTGCTTTCAATGTAG